A single genomic interval of Acipenser ruthenus chromosome 28, fAciRut3.2 maternal haplotype, whole genome shotgun sequence harbors:
- the arl4d gene encoding ADP-ribosylation factor-like protein 4D codes for MGNQLTEIVPNTPFLPNIQSLHVVVIGLDLAGKTSLLYRLKLREFVKTIPTKGFNMEKIKVAIGSSRSITFQIWDVGGQEKLRPLWKSYTRRMDGIVFVVDSTETERMEEAKVELHKITRTSENQGIPVLVLANKQDLPAPLSVTEIEKVLALHEMSASTLHHVQGCSAVDGQGLQPGLEKLYEMILKRKKMLRHSKKKR; via the coding sequence ATGGGGAACCAACTTACTGAGATTGTGCCCAACACGCCCTTTTTGCCAAACATCCAGTCACTGCATGTTGTGGTCATTGGGTTGGACTTGGCTGGCAAAACGTCATTGCTGTACAGACTTAAACTGAGGGAGTTTGTCAAAACTATCCCCACTAAAGGATTTAACATGGAAAAAATCAAAGTGGCAATTGGAAGCTCGCGCTCCATCACTTTTCAGATCTGGGATGTGGGTGGGCAGGAGAAGCTGAGACCGCTGTGGAAATCTTACACCCGGAGAATGGACGGCATTGTCTTTGTGGTGGACTCAACAGAGACTGAGCGTATGGAGGAGGCTAAAGTGGAACTGCATAAAATCACACGGACTTCCGAGAACCAGGGCATTCCTGTGTTGGTCCTGGCCAACAAACAGGATTTACCTGCGCCGCTGTCAGTGACCGAGATCGAGAAAGTGCTCGCCCTGCATGAAATGAGTGCGTCCACATTGCACCACGTGCAGGGTTGCAGCGCAGTAGACGGACAGGGGCTGCAACCGGGACTTGAGAAACTGTACGAAATGATACTCAAACGAAAGAAGATGCTCAGACACAGCAAAAAGAAGAGAtga